The following proteins are encoded in a genomic region of Neisseria perflava:
- a CDS encoding SlyX family protein, producing MSDIQELEHRVTELEIQTALQEDLIGSLNDTIAKMQQALDLQQGQLRLLYQRMKDKGANGEREPYSLRDEIPPHY from the coding sequence ATGAGCGATATTCAGGAATTGGAACACCGCGTCACGGAGCTGGAAATTCAAACGGCCTTGCAGGAAGATTTAATCGGCAGCCTGAACGACACCATCGCCAAGATGCAGCAGGCTTTGGATTTGCAACAAGGCCAGTTGCGGCTTCTGTATCAACGGATGAAGGACAAAGGCGCAAACGGAGAACGCGAACCGTACAGCCTGCGCGATGAAATTCCGCCGCATTATTGA
- a CDS encoding DNA-methyltransferase yields the protein MSDFNKLAEEAAIYQSRLKKIVSDDLVLYNENSLNVMRKILEKHPNGCFDMIFADPPYFLSNDGFSCQNGQMVSVNKGNWDKSKGMAADLEFYEEWLRLCYALLKPNGTIWVCGTFHNIYLIGYLMQTIGYHILNNITWEKPNPPPNLSCRFFTHSTETILWAKKNKKAKHTFHYEMMKVQNDGKQMKCVWTFPPPNKTEKIFGKHPTQKPLALLERCILSASNIGDLIFDPFMGSGTTGVAALKHGRKFCGCELEEDFFELAKKRLQQKL from the coding sequence ATGAGTGATTTCAACAAACTGGCTGAAGAAGCTGCCATTTATCAAAGTCGTTTGAAAAAAATCGTTTCAGACGACCTTGTTCTCTACAACGAAAATTCCCTTAACGTCATGCGGAAGATATTGGAAAAACATCCAAACGGCTGTTTTGATATGATTTTCGCAGACCCGCCTTACTTTCTTTCCAATGACGGTTTCAGTTGTCAAAACGGGCAAATGGTTTCCGTCAATAAAGGCAACTGGGATAAATCCAAAGGGATGGCGGCAGATTTGGAATTCTACGAAGAATGGCTTCGACTGTGTTACGCCTTATTAAAACCAAACGGCACAATTTGGGTTTGCGGCACATTCCATAATATTTATTTAATCGGCTACCTGATGCAAACCATCGGATACCATATTTTGAACAATATTACTTGGGAAAAACCCAATCCTCCCCCTAATTTGTCCTGCCGTTTTTTTACCCATTCGACAGAAACAATCTTATGGGCAAAGAAAAATAAAAAAGCCAAACATACGTTTCATTATGAAATGATGAAAGTACAAAATGATGGCAAGCAGATGAAATGTGTTTGGACATTTCCTCCACCAAATAAAACCGAAAAAATATTCGGCAAACATCCGACACAAAAACCTCTCGCCTTGCTTGAACGCTGCATACTATCGGCTTCAAATATCGGAGATTTAATTTTTGACCCATTCATGGGCAGCGGCACAACAGGCGTTGCTGCCTTAAAACATGGTCGGAAATTTTGTGGTTGCGAACTAGAAGAAGATTTTTTTGAATTAGCAAAGAAAAGGCTACAACAAAAGCTGTAG
- the lysA gene encoding diaminopimelate decarboxylase produces the protein MTLSCEQIPYSHLAEEFGTPLYVYSKSALTEAFDNYQTAFAALNPLVCYAVKANGNLSIIKHFASLGSGFDIVSGGELARVLAAGGDAAKTIFSGVGKSEAEIEFALNAGVKCFNMESIPEIDRIQKVAARLGKVAPVSLRVNPDVDAKTHPYISTGLKANKFGIAYADALEAYRHASRQSHLKIIGIDCHIGSQLTDLSPLIEACERILALVDQLADEGIVLEHLDLGGGVGIVYQDENVPDLGVYAQAVQKLIGTRRLKLVLEPGRSLVGNAGALLTRVEFVKHGEEKNFVMVDAAMNDLMRPALYDAYHHIEAVETKDIEPLTANIVGPICETGDFLGKDRTIACEEGDLLLIRSAGAYGSSMASNYNTRNRAAEVLVDGNECKLIRQRETVEQQMANELACL, from the coding sequence ATGACCTTATCCTGCGAACAAATCCCTTATTCCCACCTTGCCGAGGAATTCGGCACGCCGCTTTATGTGTACAGCAAATCTGCGCTGACCGAGGCGTTTGACAACTACCAAACCGCGTTTGCTGCTTTGAATCCGCTTGTCTGCTACGCGGTTAAAGCCAATGGCAACCTGAGCATCATCAAACACTTTGCTTCTTTGGGGAGCGGTTTTGACATTGTGTCCGGCGGCGAGTTGGCGCGTGTTTTGGCGGCCGGCGGCGATGCGGCGAAAACGATTTTTTCTGGTGTGGGCAAGAGTGAGGCAGAAATTGAATTTGCGCTGAATGCGGGCGTGAAATGCTTCAATATGGAGAGCATTCCCGAAATCGACCGTATTCAGAAAGTTGCCGCGCGTTTGGGTAAAGTCGCTCCGGTTTCCTTGCGCGTCAATCCTGATGTCGATGCCAAAACCCACCCTTATATCTCCACCGGTTTGAAAGCCAATAAATTCGGTATTGCCTATGCCGATGCGCTTGAGGCCTATCGTCATGCTTCCCGACAAAGCCATTTGAAAATCATCGGTATCGACTGCCATATCGGCTCGCAACTGACCGACCTCAGCCCGCTTATCGAAGCCTGCGAACGTATCTTGGCCTTGGTCGACCAACTGGCAGACGAAGGTATTGTGTTGGAACACTTGGACTTGGGCGGCGGTGTCGGCATTGTTTACCAAGACGAAAATGTGCCTGATTTGGGCGTGTATGCCCAAGCCGTTCAAAAACTGATCGGTACACGCCGTCTGAAACTGGTTCTCGAGCCAGGCCGCAGCTTGGTTGGTAATGCCGGTGCGTTGTTGACGCGCGTCGAGTTCGTCAAACATGGCGAAGAGAAAAACTTTGTGATGGTCGATGCGGCGATGAACGATTTGATGCGTCCGGCACTTTATGACGCCTATCATCACATTGAAGCGGTCGAAACCAAAGACATTGAGCCTCTGACGGCCAATATCGTCGGCCCGATTTGCGAAACCGGCGACTTCCTCGGCAAAGACCGCACCATCGCCTGCGAAGAAGGGGATTTACTGCTTATCCGCAGCGCCGGTGCGTATGGTTCAAGCATGGCGAGCAACTACAACACGCGTAACCGTGCGGCGGAAGTATTGGTTGACGGCAACGAATGCAAACTTATCCGCCAACGTGAAACCGTCGAGCAGCAAATGGCCAACGAATTGGCTTGTTTGTAA
- the lptM gene encoding LPS translocon maturation chaperone LptM, whose translation MKYGVFFAAATALLLSACGYKGDLYLPKEGDKARFGVIQTGLKFDTAKEPTTQTND comes from the coding sequence ATGAAATACGGCGTATTTTTTGCAGCGGCAACGGCTCTGCTGCTTTCTGCCTGCGGCTACAAAGGCGACCTCTACCTGCCCAAAGAAGGCGACAAGGCGCGCTTCGGCGTGATTCAGACCGGCTTGAAATTCGATACGGCTAAAGAGCCGACCACTCAAACTAACGATTAA
- the cyaY gene encoding iron donor protein CyaY, with product MMTESEFIRLSEELFEHIEDQIDENGWDFDCQFAGNVLTIEAEDGTQIIVNRHTPNQELWIAAKSGGYHFAEQNGKWLATRDGRDFYDVLNEALSAASGEAVNIAEL from the coding sequence ATGATGACCGAAAGCGAATTCATCCGCCTGAGCGAAGAATTGTTTGAACACATTGAAGACCAAATCGATGAAAACGGCTGGGATTTCGACTGCCAGTTTGCCGGAAACGTCCTGACCATCGAAGCCGAAGACGGCACGCAAATCATCGTCAACCGCCACACGCCCAACCAAGAATTGTGGATTGCCGCAAAAAGCGGCGGCTACCATTTCGCCGAGCAAAACGGCAAATGGCTGGCAACACGCGACGGACGGGATTTCTACGATGTTTTGAACGAAGCACTGAGCGCGGCTTCGGGCGAGGCAGTCAATATTGCCGAATTGTGA
- the adhE gene encoding bifunctional acetaldehyde-CoA/alcohol dehydrogenase: MNASADNVVSPAVAEVNSLVEKGLRALDEFLKLDQEQIDFIVAKASIAALDKHGVLAMHAVEETGRGVFEDKATKNLFACENVVRRLRDLKTVGVISENDVTGITEIADPVGVVCGIVPTTNPTSTTIFKSLIALKTRNPIIFSFHPSAQQCSAHAARIVRDAAIAAGAPENCIQWIEKPSMEGTSALMKHPGVATILATGGNAMVEAAYSCGKPALGVGAGNVPAYVEKTADIKQVAHDIVMSKSFDNGMVCASEQAVIADKEIYKELAEEFKSYGVYFANKKEKAMLEEFIFGVTANCASCGGAKLNSAVVGKPATWIAEQAGFKVPEKTNIIIAECREVGPNEPLTREKLSPVLAMIKADSTEQGLKFAEEMVAFDGLGHSAAIHTADEELVKTFGSRVKALRVIWNSPSTFGGIGDVYNAFLPSLTLGCGSYGKNAVGGNVSAVNLLNIKKVGRRRNNMQWFKVPAKIYFERDSIQYLQDMKDCEKVMIVTDRSMVDLGFVDKVTHQLHQRKNKVTIQLFTDVEADPSVQTVYKGTDLMRSFQPDTIIALGGGSPMDAAKAMWLFYEQPQVDFEDLVQKFMDIRKRAFRFPELGRKAKFIGIPTTSGTGSEVTPFTVISDGDKKYPIADYSLTPTISIVDPAFTMTVPAGVTADTGLDVLTHAVEAYVSVLANDFTDGLALQAIKLVFQYLERSYKHGAADPEAREHMHNASTIAGMAFANAFLGINHSMAHKIGGKYHVPHGRANAILLPHVIRYNGTRPQKTATWPKYNYYKADLKYQEIARTLGLPCSTPAEGVESFARACHELAVNVGIKMSFKEQGIDEKTFLDGRKELAMMSFEDQCTPANPRLAMVADMEEILTKAYYGE; this comes from the coding sequence ATGAACGCATCAGCCGACAACGTCGTCAGCCCAGCCGTAGCCGAGGTAAACAGCCTGGTTGAAAAGGGTTTACGGGCGTTGGATGAGTTTCTTAAGCTGGATCAGGAGCAGATTGATTTTATTGTTGCCAAAGCCTCTATCGCCGCACTGGACAAACATGGTGTACTCGCCATGCACGCGGTGGAAGAAACGGGGCGCGGCGTGTTTGAGGATAAGGCGACGAAAAACTTGTTTGCTTGCGAAAACGTCGTGCGCCGCCTGCGCGATTTGAAAACCGTGGGCGTCATCAGTGAAAACGATGTAACCGGTATTACTGAAATTGCCGATCCGGTCGGTGTGGTTTGCGGTATTGTGCCGACCACCAATCCGACTTCCACCACCATTTTCAAATCCCTGATTGCGCTGAAAACCCGCAATCCGATTATTTTCTCATTCCACCCGTCCGCCCAGCAGTGTTCCGCCCATGCCGCGCGTATTGTGCGCGATGCGGCGATTGCGGCCGGTGCGCCGGAAAACTGTATCCAGTGGATTGAAAAACCGTCTATGGAAGGCACTTCCGCGCTGATGAAGCATCCGGGCGTGGCAACGATTTTGGCGACCGGCGGCAATGCGATGGTGGAAGCCGCGTATTCCTGCGGCAAACCTGCGCTCGGCGTCGGGGCGGGCAACGTACCTGCTTATGTTGAAAAAACGGCGGACATCAAACAGGTGGCACACGATATTGTGATGTCGAAATCTTTCGACAACGGCATGGTGTGCGCCAGCGAGCAAGCGGTGATTGCCGATAAAGAGATTTACAAAGAGTTGGCCGAAGAATTCAAATCTTACGGCGTGTACTTTGCCAACAAAAAAGAAAAAGCCATGCTCGAAGAGTTTATCTTCGGCGTAACGGCGAATTGCGCCAGCTGCGGCGGAGCGAAACTTAATTCCGCCGTTGTGGGCAAACCGGCAACATGGATTGCCGAACAGGCCGGGTTTAAAGTACCTGAAAAAACCAACATCATCATCGCTGAATGCCGCGAAGTCGGTCCGAACGAGCCTCTGACCCGAGAAAAACTTTCGCCTGTTTTGGCCATGATTAAGGCGGATTCGACCGAACAAGGTTTGAAGTTCGCCGAAGAAATGGTTGCCTTTGACGGCTTGGGACACTCCGCCGCCATCCATACTGCCGATGAAGAATTGGTCAAAACGTTCGGCTCACGCGTCAAAGCGCTGCGCGTGATTTGGAATTCGCCTTCTACTTTCGGCGGCATCGGTGACGTTTACAATGCCTTCCTGCCTTCTCTGACCCTCGGTTGCGGCTCTTACGGTAAAAACGCCGTCGGCGGCAACGTCAGCGCAGTCAATCTGTTAAACATCAAAAAAGTAGGCCGTCGGAGAAACAACATGCAATGGTTCAAAGTACCCGCCAAAATCTATTTCGAGCGCGATTCCATCCAATATCTGCAAGACATGAAAGACTGCGAAAAAGTCATGATTGTGACCGACCGTTCGATGGTCGATTTGGGCTTCGTTGATAAAGTGACCCACCAGCTCCACCAACGCAAAAACAAAGTGACCATCCAGCTGTTTACCGATGTCGAAGCCGATCCGAGCGTCCAAACCGTCTATAAAGGCACGGATTTGATGCGCAGCTTCCAGCCCGACACCATCATCGCGCTGGGCGGCGGTTCGCCGATGGACGCGGCCAAAGCCATGTGGCTCTTCTACGAGCAGCCGCAAGTCGATTTTGAGGATTTAGTCCAAAAATTCATGGACATCCGCAAACGCGCCTTCCGCTTCCCCGAATTGGGCCGCAAAGCCAAATTTATCGGCATTCCCACCACATCGGGTACAGGCTCCGAAGTCACGCCGTTTACCGTCATCAGCGACGGCGACAAAAAATATCCGATTGCCGACTACTCGCTGACACCGACCATTTCGATTGTCGATCCTGCGTTTACCATGACCGTGCCGGCAGGCGTAACTGCCGATACCGGTTTGGACGTATTGACCCACGCCGTAGAAGCATACGTTTCCGTACTGGCGAACGACTTTACCGACGGCCTCGCCCTGCAAGCCATCAAGCTCGTGTTCCAATACCTCGAACGCTCCTACAAACACGGTGCGGCCGATCCAGAAGCGCGCGAGCATATGCACAATGCTTCCACCATCGCAGGCATGGCGTTTGCCAATGCGTTCTTGGGCATCAACCACTCGATGGCACACAAAATCGGCGGCAAATATCACGTTCCGCACGGCCGTGCCAACGCCATCCTGCTGCCGCATGTCATCCGCTACAACGGCACGCGTCCGCAGAAAACCGCTACTTGGCCGAAGTACAACTACTACAAAGCCGACCTGAAATATCAGGAAATCGCCCGTACTTTAGGCCTGCCATGCAGCACACCGGCAGAGGGCGTCGAATCCTTCGCCCGCGCCTGTCATGAGCTGGCAGTCAACGTCGGCATCAAAATGTCGTTTAAAGAGCAGGGCATCGATGAGAAAACCTTCCTCGACGGCAGAAAAGAGCTGGCCATGATGTCTTTTGAAGACCAATGCACCCCGGCCAACCCACGCCTCGCCATGGTGGCCGATATGGAAGAAATCCTGACCAAAGCCTATTACGGCGAATAA
- a CDS encoding MutH/Sau3AI family endonuclease, translating into MNLTDSYDFFRENAGRTLGDLKLEYQTKFPEFTAEMKINKGGVGQFIEKLIGLKNTNALTDFSDGELKTNKADTDGAPLETMFISQISSNFDQLISDQISFEDSWIYQKIKNLLYVPICKVDNDPDKWYIQSAYHVQINEEGELFRQLSADFTQIKSKLLADINSGDGYIHTSNGSFIQIRSKDFKPYHPIFSAQYNRNISNKNHAFYFKKEFMREVREMARQGKDGVVRII; encoded by the coding sequence ATGAATCTAACTGATTCGTATGATTTTTTTAGAGAAAACGCCGGAAGGACGCTAGGAGATCTAAAACTTGAATATCAAACCAAATTTCCCGAGTTCACCGCTGAAATGAAGATAAATAAAGGTGGGGTAGGGCAGTTTATCGAGAAATTGATAGGACTTAAGAATACAAATGCTTTGACAGATTTTTCTGATGGTGAGCTGAAAACCAATAAAGCAGATACAGATGGTGCACCACTAGAGACTATGTTTATCTCGCAGATTTCCAGTAACTTTGATCAGTTAATCAGCGATCAGATAAGCTTTGAAGATAGTTGGATATACCAAAAAATCAAGAATTTGCTATATGTTCCTATTTGTAAAGTCGACAACGATCCTGATAAATGGTACATACAGTCAGCCTATCATGTGCAAATAAATGAAGAGGGTGAACTTTTCAGACAGTTATCTGCTGACTTCACGCAAATTAAAAGTAAGCTGTTAGCTGATATTAATTCCGGCGACGGATATATTCATACATCAAACGGTAGTTTTATACAAATCAGATCAAAAGATTTCAAGCCATACCATCCTATATTTTCTGCACAATATAATCGGAATATTTCAAATAAGAATCATGCATTTTATTTTAAAAAAGAATTCATGCGGGAAGTTCGTGAAATGGCCAGACAGGGTAAAGATGGTGTTGTTCGAATAATTTAA
- the luxS gene encoding S-ribosylhomocysteine lyase, translated as MPLLDSFKVDHTRMHAPAVRVAKTMTTPKGDTITVFDLRFCIPNKEILPEKGIHTLEHLFAGFMRDHLNGNGVEIIDISPMGCRTGFYMSLIGTPDEQKVADAWLASMQDVLTVQDQSKIPELNEYQCGTYLMHSLAEAHEIAQNVLARKVAVNKNEELTLDESLLNA; from the coding sequence ATGCCCCTACTAGACAGTTTCAAAGTCGACCACACCCGTATGCACGCCCCTGCCGTGCGTGTGGCGAAAACCATGACCACGCCCAAAGGCGACACCATTACCGTATTTGACCTGCGTTTTTGCATTCCCAACAAAGAAATCCTGCCCGAAAAAGGCATTCACACGCTGGAGCATTTGTTCGCCGGCTTTATGCGCGACCACTTAAACGGCAACGGCGTCGAAATCATCGACATTTCCCCGATGGGCTGCCGCACCGGTTTCTACATGAGCCTCATCGGCACGCCCGACGAACAAAAAGTGGCCGACGCATGGCTCGCTTCAATGCAGGATGTTTTGACCGTTCAAGACCAAAGCAAAATCCCCGAGCTGAACGAATACCAATGCGGTACTTACCTGATGCACTCGCTTGCTGAAGCACACGAAATTGCCCAAAACGTTTTGGCACGCAAAGTAGCCGTCAATAAAAACGAAGAACTGACATTGGACGAAAGCCTGTTAAACGCTTAA
- a CDS encoding helix-turn-helix domain-containing protein, with amino-acid sequence MKSEILKQFGKHVRHLRQLQDLSQETLAEKANMHRTYIGMIERGERNPALLNLIRLASALDISLPELLTFKDYVNDGNCDNESN; translated from the coding sequence ATGAAATCAGAAATTTTAAAACAATTTGGCAAACATGTTCGTCATTTAAGACAACTCCAGGATTTAAGTCAGGAAACATTGGCTGAAAAAGCGAATATGCACCGGACTTATATCGGAATGATAGAACGTGGAGAGCGTAACCCCGCCCTATTAAATCTTATTCGTTTGGCTAGCGCATTAGATATTTCTTTGCCTGAACTTTTAACTTTTAAGGACTATGTTAATGACGGGAACTGTGATAATGAATCTAACTGA
- a CDS encoding Na+/H+ antiporter family protein: MNAVVIAVIIMLVLSLSRVHVVLSLAVGAFVGGLVAGMPLENVTNAAGDVVQQGIIPVFNEGLKGGAQIALSYAMLGAFAMAITHSGLPQQLAGVIIRKLNGGEGNAKGEGAVKWLLLAIILCMGVMSQNIVPIHIAFIPMIIPPLLLVFNRLKLDRRLVACVITFGLVTTYMFLPYGFGAIFLNDIMLGNIRSAGMDTSGINVMHAMAIPALGMVSGLLLAFLHYRKPRIYQNNTTDTEDNRAAVQQQEPSTYRSLVAAVAIAVCFAIQLSYDGSLVLGAMLGFAVFMMLGVMNRSAASDVFGEGIKMMAMVGFIMIAAQGFAAVMNATGEIQPLVERSMALFGSNKGMAAFTMLFVGLLVTMGIGSSFSTLPIITAIYVPLCISLGFSPMATVAIVGTAGALGDAGSPASDSTLGPTMGLNADGQHDHIRDSVIPTFIHYNIPLMAAGWIAAMVL; this comes from the coding sequence ATGAATGCGGTTGTAATTGCGGTCATCATCATGCTTGTGCTGTCTTTATCGCGCGTGCATGTGGTGCTCAGCTTGGCTGTCGGCGCGTTTGTCGGCGGCTTGGTGGCCGGTATGCCTTTGGAGAATGTAACCAACGCGGCCGGCGATGTGGTGCAGCAAGGGATTATTCCTGTTTTTAACGAAGGCTTGAAAGGCGGGGCGCAAATCGCGCTGTCTTATGCCATGCTCGGCGCGTTTGCCATGGCCATCACGCATTCCGGCCTGCCGCAACAGCTTGCCGGCGTGATTATCCGCAAACTCAACGGCGGCGAAGGCAATGCGAAAGGCGAAGGCGCGGTCAAATGGCTGCTGCTGGCGATTATTTTGTGCATGGGCGTGATGAGCCAAAACATTGTGCCGATTCATATTGCGTTTATCCCGATGATTATTCCGCCGCTGCTGTTGGTGTTCAATCGTTTGAAACTCGACCGCCGCTTGGTGGCCTGCGTGATTACGTTTGGCTTGGTAACGACTTATATGTTCCTGCCTTACGGTTTCGGCGCCATCTTCTTGAACGACATCATGTTGGGCAATATCCGCTCGGCAGGCATGGACACCAGCGGCATCAATGTGATGCACGCAATGGCGATTCCGGCTTTGGGCATGGTGTCCGGCTTGCTGCTGGCCTTTTTGCACTACCGCAAGCCGCGCATTTATCAGAACAATACCACTGACACGGAAGACAACCGTGCGGCAGTGCAACAACAAGAGCCTTCAACCTATCGCAGCTTGGTGGCGGCCGTGGCGATTGCCGTGTGTTTTGCCATTCAGCTTTCGTACGATGGTTCGCTGGTATTGGGCGCTATGTTGGGCTTTGCCGTGTTTATGATGTTGGGCGTGATGAACCGCTCCGCCGCCAGCGATGTGTTCGGCGAAGGCATCAAAATGATGGCGATGGTCGGCTTTATTATGATTGCGGCACAAGGTTTCGCCGCCGTAATGAACGCAACCGGCGAGATTCAGCCTTTGGTCGAACGCAGCATGGCTTTGTTCGGAAGCAATAAAGGCATGGCCGCCTTTACCATGCTGTTTGTCGGCCTGCTGGTAACCATGGGCATCGGCTCGTCTTTCTCCACCTTGCCGATTATTACCGCGATTTATGTGCCTTTGTGCATCAGCTTGGGCTTCTCCCCAATGGCTACCGTGGCCATCGTCGGCACGGCAGGCGCGCTGGGCGATGCAGGTTCCCCTGCTTCCGACTCAACGCTCGGCCCGACCATGGGTCTGAACGCCGACGGTCAACACGACCACATCCGCGATTCGGTTATCCCGACCTTTATCCACTACAATATCCCGCTGATGGCTGCCGGCTGGATTGCCGCGATGGTGCTGTAA
- a CDS encoding MFS transporter, whose product MDILTRLHNLPPSRFHYKLLVLVGIGWLFDAMDTGLVSFVLPALGKDWALAPAQLGWIVSIAFVGMALGAVFSGWLADRFGRKTVFAGTMVVYSIATGLCALAPDLTVLLVCRFFVGIGLGGQLPVAVSLVSEYAPPKVRGRFIVLLESFWGLGWLSAALVSYFFIPQTGWHSAFLFGALPLFYVPLVLKFVPESVPYLLSRGKTNEAHRLVSALEIQSGITPPTQAVAAPAAPRERIRFVQLWQHPFARRTLMLWLVWFGIVFSYYGIFTWLPKLLVEQGNTVVKTFEYVLVMIVAQLPGYIAAAALVERIGRKATLAGFLAACAACAWFFGQSTTAAEVMIWGSLMSFFNLGAWGVLYTYTPELYPLRFRAFASGWAGAIGRIGGILAPIVVAAMVGNSGGFGNIFMMFALVMLLIVAVILVLGEETKGRTLEDISK is encoded by the coding sequence ATGGATATTCTGACGCGGCTGCACAATCTGCCGCCCTCCCGCTTTCATTACAAACTTCTGGTCTTGGTCGGAATAGGCTGGCTGTTTGATGCCATGGATACCGGTTTGGTATCGTTTGTATTGCCGGCTTTGGGCAAAGATTGGGCGCTGGCTCCGGCGCAGTTGGGTTGGATTGTTAGCATTGCCTTTGTCGGCATGGCCTTGGGTGCGGTATTCAGCGGCTGGCTGGCGGATAGGTTCGGACGGAAAACCGTTTTTGCCGGCACGATGGTGGTGTACAGCATTGCCACAGGTTTGTGCGCGCTCGCGCCTGATTTGACGGTTTTGCTGGTGTGCCGCTTTTTTGTCGGCATCGGTTTGGGCGGTCAACTGCCCGTTGCCGTGTCGCTGGTCAGCGAATATGCGCCGCCGAAAGTACGCGGCCGTTTTATTGTGTTGCTGGAAAGCTTTTGGGGCTTAGGCTGGCTCTCAGCCGCGCTGGTGTCTTATTTCTTTATTCCGCAAACCGGCTGGCACAGCGCGTTTTTATTCGGCGCCTTGCCCCTGTTTTATGTGCCGTTGGTGTTGAAATTCGTTCCCGAATCCGTGCCTTACCTGCTTTCCCGCGGCAAAACCAACGAAGCGCACCGTTTGGTGTCCGCGCTGGAAATACAATCGGGCATCACGCCGCCGACACAAGCCGTTGCCGCACCGGCCGCCCCGCGCGAACGCATCCGCTTCGTCCAACTTTGGCAACATCCGTTTGCACGGCGTACGCTGATGCTGTGGCTGGTTTGGTTCGGCATTGTGTTTTCGTATTACGGCATTTTCACTTGGTTGCCCAAATTGCTGGTCGAGCAGGGCAATACCGTGGTCAAAACCTTTGAATATGTGCTGGTGATGATTGTTGCGCAACTGCCCGGCTATATAGCCGCCGCGGCTTTGGTGGAAAGAATCGGCCGCAAAGCAACGCTGGCAGGCTTCCTGGCCGCTTGCGCCGCGTGCGCATGGTTTTTCGGGCAAAGCACCACTGCGGCCGAAGTCATGATTTGGGGCAGCCTGATGTCCTTCTTCAACTTGGGCGCATGGGGCGTTTTGTACACCTACACCCCCGAACTCTACCCCTTGCGCTTCCGTGCTTTCGCATCCGGCTGGGCAGGCGCCATCGGCCGCATCGGCGGCATACTCGCGCCCATAGTGGTGGCGGCGATGGTGGGTAACAGTGGTGGCTTCGGCAATATCTTTATGATGTTTGCGCTGGTTATGCTGCTGATTGTGGCGGTAATCTTGGTATTGGGTGAAGAAACCAAAGGTCGTACGCTGGAAGACATTAGCAAATAA